Proteins encoded by one window of Branchiostoma floridae strain S238N-H82 chromosome 6, Bfl_VNyyK, whole genome shotgun sequence:
- the LOC118417465 gene encoding tripartite motif-containing protein 2-like, producing MAASGGPTADGQAVSGPATHTYEDGDAFGMRLGPPLKGDPRSAPPVPPTPRPGRTTDGAQPVAAATHVYEDGESFGMRLGPALNRDAPAVPSTPRPGRPTGGAQQVPGGPNPLSNPQDVFNQLRPNPMYNSNQAPQAPGSAKESSTICGRLRRRLSRRPLLYTVMSLSLAFATTVSLAIVVPVLLTHFNRHPGIHGSPATTIAGPKTTDSGAWQSSAVLMGTDKVTSADVIKVIPVHGRGPSLAPLQPTTITAEPKTTDSGAWKCSAVLMGTGKVTSADVIKVSPVHGRGPSPGITAEMEAAGPAPITMPGSTGTGETSDKASRPHIITFGDEPGAGKLRRARGVAVSPDNKIWVADMYHARLKVYSMEGVYLHQFPQAAPGLGYSSKRPSAVSIDRDGHLWVLMLGYPASPDSVVQVNRDGNLKANFGLPDTVPRGGVRGMAVGLCNNHVYVTWSDGLSRGGVQAFTPDGKLLWDTGPRLMKPMYVAVDGKNNIFVSDFGTNFIYMYDKAGRYVLKFGGPGRSGSYLNRPQGICVDGSGHIMVVDSRNKRVVMYTGRGTYVRHIALRAESPPAGVAVGPGGQLVVAHSLTITVLPPGY from the exons ATGGCAGCTTCGGGTGGTCCAACAGCAGACGGCCAGGCGGTGTCTGGTCCAGCCACACACACGTATGAGGATGGAGACGCGTTCGGGATGCGTCTCGGACCACCTCTGAAGGGAGATCCTCGCAGCGCCCCGCCTGTCCCCCCCACCCCGAGGCCAGGACGAACCACCGATGGGGCCCAACCTGTGGCGGCCGCCACACACGTGTATGAGGATGGAGAATCGTTCGGGATGCGTCTCGGGCCAGCTCTGAACCGAGACGCGCCTGCTGTCCCCTCCACCCCGAGGCCAGGAAGACCGACCGGCGGGGCCCAACAAGTGCCGGGCGGGCCAAATCCGCTATCAAACCCGCAGGACGTCTTCAACCAGCTGCGACCAAACCCGATGTACAACTCCAACCAGGCCCCACAAGCTCCAG GCTCAGCCAAAGAAAGTAGCACCATTTGTGGACGGCTACGTCGTCGCCTGTCACGACGACCACTGCTGTACACTGTCATGTCTCTGTCACTGGCATTCGCTACCACGGTTTCATTGGCGATCGTGGTACCTGTACTCCTGACGCACTTCAACCGCCATCCTGGGATCCATGGCTCT CCGGCTACAACCATAGCAGGACCCAAAACTACTGACAGTGGTGCCTGGCAAAGTTCTGCTGTACTGATGGGGACTGACAAGGTGAcatctgctgacgtcatcaag GTGATTCCAGTCCATGGGCGTGGTCCCTCCTTGGCCCCTTTGCAGCCGACTACAATCACGGCAGAACCCAAAACTACAGACAGCGGTGCCTGGAAATGTTCTGCTGTACTGATGGGGACTGGCAAGGTGAcatctgctgacgtcatcaag GTGAGTCCGGTCCATGGGCGTGGTCCCTCACCCGGCATCACTGCGGAGATGGAAGCAGCAGGACCTGCACCAATCACCATGCCGGGTTCCACGGGCACTGGAG AAACATCTGACAAAGCCAGCAGGCCACACATCATCACATTTGGTGATGAGCCGGGGGCTGGAAAACTGCGCAGAGCACGCGGAGTTGCAGTTTCCCCCGACAACAAGATCTGGGTGGCTGATATGTACCATGCCCGCCTCAAAGTGTATAGCATGGAAGGcgtttacctgcaccagttcCCACAAGCTGCTCCAGGGCTAGGGTACTCATCAAAGAGGCCATCTGCTGTGTCCATCGACAGGGATGGTCATCTGTGGGTCTTGATGCTTGGGTACCCTGCCAGCCCTGACTCCGTGGTACAGGTCAATAGAGATGGTAATCTCAAAGCCAACTTTGGCCTGCCTGACACTGTGCCACGGGGAGGGGTCCGCGGAATGGCCGTGGGCTTGTGCAATAACCACGTTTACGTCACATGGTCTGACGGTCTCTCCCGTGGTGGTGTGCAGGCCTTCACGCCGGATGGGAAACTCCTGTGGGATACCGGCCCGAGGCTAATGAAGCCGATGTACGTCGCCGTTGACGGGAAAAACAACATCTTCGTCTCGGACTTTGGCACTAACTTCATCTACATGTACGACAAGGCCGGCCGGTACGTGCTGAAGTTCGGAGGACCGGGACGGAGTGGTTCCTACCTGAATCGTCCCCAAGGCATCTGTGTGGACGGTTCCGGTCACATCATGGTGGTGGATTCACGTAACAAGCGCGTGGTGATGTACACGGGCCGGGGTACGTACGTCCGCCACATCGCTCTCCGTGCGGAATCCCCCCCAGCAGGGGTGGCAGTGGGGCCGGGGGGACAGCTGGTTGTGGCCCATAGTCTCACTATCACTGTTCTCCCCCCGGGCTACTGA
- the LOC118417467 gene encoding tripartite motif-containing protein 3-like: protein MSRGLENLRGGRGVAVSPDNKIWVADRSTTRLKVYSMEGVYLYQFPQAASGLGYSSKTPSDVSIDKDGHLWVLMIGYPASPDSVVQVTRDGDLRANFDLPDTVPRGALRGMAVGLCNNHVYVTWSDGLSRGGVQAFTPDGKLLWNAGQRMVKPMYVAVDGKENVLVSDFDTNFIYMYDETGRYVMKFGGPGLSGGRLDRPEGICVDSSGEIMVVDASNKRVVMYTGRGKYVRHIALRAESLPAGVAVGPGGQLVVAHSRTITVLPRY, encoded by the coding sequence ATGAGCCGGGGGCTGGAAAATCTGCGCGGCGGACGCGGAGTTGCAGTTTCCCCCGACAACAAGATCTGGGTGGCTGATCGGTCCACAACGCGCCTCAAAGTGTACAGCATGGAAGGCGTTTACCTGTACCAGTTCCCACAAGCTGCTTCAGGGCTAGGGTACTCATCAAAGACACCATCTGATGTGTCCATCGACAAGGATGGTCATCTGTGGGTCTTGATGATTGGGTACCCTGCCAGCCCTGACTCCGTGGTACAGGTGACCAGGGATGGTGATCTCAGAGCCAACTTTGACCTGCCTGACACTGTGCCACGGGGGGCGCTCCGCGGAATGGCCGTGGGCTTGTGCAACAACCACGTTTACGTCACATGGTCTGACGGTCTCTCCCGTGGTGGTGTGCAGGCCTTCACGCCGGATGGGAAACTCCTGTGGAATGCCGGCCAGAGGATGGTGAAGCCGATGTACGTCGCCGTTGACGGGAAAGAAAACGTCCTCGTCTCTGACTTTGACACTAACTTCATCTACATGTACGACGAGACCGGCCGGTACGTGATGAAGTTCGGAGGACCGGGACTGAGTGGTGGCCGCCTGGATCGTCCCGAAGGCATCTGTGTGGACAGTTCCGGCGAGATCATGGTGGTGGATGCATCCAACAAGCGCGTGGTGATGTACACGGGCCGGGGTAAGTACGTCCGTCACATCGCTCTCCGTGCGGAATCCCTACCAGCAGGGGTGGCAGTGGGGCCGGGGGGACAGCTAGTTGTGGCCCATAGTCGCACTATCACTGTCCTCCCCCGCTACTGA
- the LOC118417469 gene encoding protein transport protein SEC31-like, which translates to MAEGPGDELLQTQTAKNSPTAAELTDPGGSTREGNGYMPMASIVNNGYTPMASLVDTGYTPMSPIVDNGYTPMASLQKASEVPPPLPPKKNRRRQGGPSLPSGDTPREPPRLSGETSGGPPRPSGETPSRFLLPKRRNAKRAGVYWMREEDIVNLPLNPMYNADLDLPGPDGSDHGQQTTPKEVGGPSQAGGPDDGRRQGDQAASGPATHVYEDGDAFGMRLGPPLKGDPRSAPPVPSTPRPGRTTDGAQPVAAATHVYEDGESFGMRLGPALNRDAPAVPSTPRPGRPTGGTKQVPGGPNPLSNPQDVINQLRPNPMYNSNQAPQAPGSAKESSTICGRLRRRLSRRPLLYTVMSLSLTFVTTVSLAIVVPVLLTHFNRHPGIHGSPATTIAGPKTTDSAAWQSSAVLIGTDKVTSADVIKVIPVHGRGPSLAPLQPTTITAEPKTTDSGAWKCSAVLMGTGKVTSADVIKVSPVHGRGPSPGITAEMEAAGPAPINLPGSTGTGGSG; encoded by the exons ATGGCGGAGGGTCCGGGAGACGAACTTCTGCAGACCCAAACAGCAAAAAACAGCCCGACAGCCGCAGAGTTGACTGACCCAGGAGGGTCTACACGTGAGGGAAATGGCTACATGCCAATGGCTTCGATCGTAAACAATGGCTATACGCCAATGGCTTCTCTCGTAGACACTGGCTACACTCCTATGTCACCTATCGTAGACAACGGCTATACTCCGATGGCTTCCCTCCAAAAGGCTTCTGAGGTGCCACCGCCTCTTCCCCCGAAAAAGAACCGTCGTCGTCAGGGAGGACCGTCTCTTCCCTCCGGAGACACTCCGAGAGAACCGCCGCGTCTCTCTGGAGAAACTTCGGGGGGTCCGCCGCGTCCTTCCGGAGAAACTCCGTCGCGATTTCTCCTCCCCAAACGGAGAAACGCCAAGAGGGCCGGTGTCTACTGGATGCGGGAGGAAGACATCGTCAACCTGCCGCTGAACCCGATGTACAACGCGGATCTAGATCTGCCAG GACCCGACGGAAGTGACCATGGCCAACAAACAACTCCGAAAGAGGTCGGTGGGCCATCCCAAGCTGGAGGTCCGGATGATGGGAGGAGGCAAGGGGACCAGGCGGCGTCTGGTCCAGCCACACACGTGTATGAAGATGGAGACGCGTTCGGGATGCGTCTCGGACCACCTCTGAAGGGAGATCCTCGCAGCGCCCCACCTGTCCCCTCCACCCCGAGGCCAGGACGAACCACCGATGGGGCCCAACCTGTGGCGGCCGCCACACACGTGTATGAGGATGGAGAATCGTTCGGGATGCGTCTCGGGCCAGCTCTGAACCGAGACGCGCCTGCTGTCCCCTCCACCCCGAGGCCAGGAAGACCGACCGGCGGGACCAAACAAGTGCCGGGCGGGCCAAATCCGCTATCAAACCCGCAGGACGTCATCAACCAGCTGCGACCAAACCCGATGTACAACTCCAACCAGGCCCCACAAGCTCCAG GCTCAGCCAAAGAAAGTAGCACCATTTGTGGACGGCTACGTCGTCGCCTGTCACGACGACCACTGCTGTACACTGTCATGTCTCTGTCACTGACGTTCGTTACCACGGTTTCATTGGCGATCGTGGTACCTGTACTCCTGACGCACTTCAACCGCCATCCTGGGATCCATGGCTCT CCGGCTACAACCATAGCAGGACCCAAAACTACTGACAGTGCTGCCTGGCAAAGTTCTGCTGTACTGATAGGGACTGACAAGGTGAcatctgctgacgtcatcaag GTGATTCCAGTCCATGGGCGTGGTCCCTCCTTGGCCCCTTTGCAGCCGACTACAATCACGGCAGAACCCAAAACTACAGACAGCGGTGCCTGGAAATGTTCTGCTGTACTGATGGGGACTGGCAAGGTGAcatctgctgacgtcatcaag GTGAGTCCGGTCCATGGGCGTGGTCCCTCACCCGGCATCACTGCGGAGATGGAAGCAGCAGGACCTGCACCAATCAACTTGCCGGGTTCCACGGGCACTGGAGGTTCGGGATAA
- the LOC118417470 gene encoding kelch repeat and BTB domain-containing protein 7-like, with the protein MAAVSADEFVDTQTVTYSNPKHFSSFFAVLGDLQTNGHFQDVTLEVCGRLFPCHRLVLAGVSPYFHGMFAVRNKEERISVQDPCLDTSSINSIIQYAYSGKLELSTDDLEGVQRLAVAAKFLQVDFVYETCTALLESQLDITNAAQTYIFAASNDVEKLQVSSKAFICRHFPRVSSTEGFKELSPDQFLDLISHDELDVKSEILVWEAATKWLESDAFNRTVHLTAILQKVRFSLMTPDDIEVIKTHKLLGEPHAAQILATQIQSAEEDSDRPPECSRKRYGMAAEEMLLIFGACSTDSRWEDLTEGRVSSAEELEGTLACYSPLTREVYSMAKPGDTCPAAVVATPSSDIYAIYTTSAPRFLQYDHFHSCWVERAAPLTWPCHPRELVCSHGCLYLFSDDDDMTVQQYQPKVNQWFKVASLPLDDDTVCVSLNDRLYAVGPEETKRYDHNADSWEPRASLRGKLDRIANAVSCGGRIYCTDYDLTKMMSYSPVRDKWKTATCELPDCSYFHLVVSETHDELFGLASRARDPDQPLVNKVLYRYNPGAHRWEHLLDIPNRLSVFDTYTCLAARMYPPALGGGDQFPDLEDPGGDSDDGSNSLDDDGDDDDDQTDGQ; encoded by the exons atggcggcggtgAGTGCAGACGAATTCGTCGACACTCAGACCGTGACTTACTCCAATCCTAAACATTTCTCGAGCTTTTTCGcggtgttgggggatcttcaaACTAACGGTCACTTCCAGGATGTCACTCTTGAAGTCTGCGGGCGTTTATTTCCGTGTCATCGGTTGGTTTTAGCGGGTGTCAGTCCTTATTTCCATGGCATGTTTGCAGTGCGCAATAAGGAAGAACGCATTTCTGTCCAAGACCCTTGCTTAGACACAAGCAGTATCAACTCTATCATACAGTACGCTTACAGTGGAAAACTCGAGTTGTCCACGGATGACTTGGAAGGCGTTCAGAGACTGGCCGTTGCGGCGAAGTTCCTCCAAGTTGATTTTGTTTACGAGACTTGCACCGCACTTCTAGAATCCCAACTGGATATAACTAATGCCGCTCAGACCTACATCTTTGCGGCCTCAAATGACGTGGAGAAACTGCAAGTCTCCAGCAAAGCGTTTATCTGTAGACACTTCCCTCGGGTGAGTTCGACGGAAGGTTTTAAAGAACTGTCTCCAGACCAGTTCCTGGACTTGATCAGCCATGACGAACTCGACGTTAAGTCTGAAATCTTGGTCTGGGAGGCAGCAACAAAATGGCTTGAGTCGGACGCCTTCAATAGAACTGTTCACCTAACAGCAATCCTTCAGAAGGTCCGGTTTTCTCTCATGACACCAGACGACATTGAAGTTATAAAAACCCACAAGTTGCTCGGCGAGCCACACGCGGCACAAATACTCGCCACGCAAATCCAGTCAGCCGAGGAAGACAGCGACCGGCCGCCGGAGTGTAGTCGGAAGAGGTACGGCATGGCCGCCGAGGAAATGCTGCTGATCTTCGGTGCCTGTAGCACGGACTCCAGGTGGGAGGACCTCACAGAGGGCCGCGTGTCGAGTGCAGAGGAGTTGGAGGGAACGCTGGCCTGCTACAGCCCTCTGACCAGGGAAGTGTACAGCATGGCCAAACCGGGGGACACCTGTCCAGCAGCCGTGGTAGCAACGCCATCTAGCGACATCTATGCCATCTACAccacttcagcaccaag GTTTCTTCAGTACGACCATTTCCACAGCTGCTGGGTGGAGAGAGCCGCACCGCTGACGTGGCCCTGCCATCCGCGTGAGCTAGTCTGCTCTCACGGCTGCCTGTACCTGTTctcagatgatgatgacatgacaGTCCAGCAGTACCAGCCTAAAGTAAACCAGTG GTTTAAAGTAGCGTCGCTCCCACTGGACGATGACACCGTCTGTGTGAGTCTAAACGATCGTCTGTACGCCGTTGGTCCCGAGGAGACAAAGCGTTACGACCACAACGCTGACAGTTGGGAGCCTCGTGCATCCCTCCGCGGAAAACTGGATCGGATCGCCAACGCCGTCTCCTGCGGCGGGAGGATCTACTGCACAGACTACGACCTGACAAAGATGATGTCATACAGCCCGGTTCGCGACAAGTGGAAGACAGCGACGTGCGAGCTGCCCGACTGCAGCTATTTCCACCTCGTCGTGTCCGAGACTCACGACGAGCTGTTCGGATTGGCCAGCCGAGCGCGGGATCCGGACCAACCACTGGTGAATAAGGTTCTGTACAGGTATAACCCAGGAGCGCACAGGTGGGAGCACTTACTGGACATTCCAAACAG GTTGTCGGTGTTTGACACCTACACGTGCCTGGCAGCCCGGATGTACCCCCCTGCACTCGGAGGGGGGGACCAGTTCCCTGACCTGGAGGACCCAGGGGGGGACAGTGATGATGGAAGCAACTCtcttgatgatgatggtgatgatgatgatgatcaaacAGACGGTCAATGA